Proteins from a genomic interval of Methanofollis formosanus:
- a CDS encoding MBL fold metallo-hydrolase, whose translation MKVTILASGSKGNAIYVEGEEGSLLIDAGLSAREVRKRIGEAGGDERDLRGILVTHEHTDHIKGADVLSRKFEVPVFGTGGTLEGFMRARTSTKTVTTRRISTGDAFTISGFSVRPFPTAHDAAEPCGYCLEADGVRVGCCLDTGIVTPRIERALGCCDVVVLESNHCPRMLDEGPYPAFLKARIRSKLGHLSNNAAATCLSDIGDDLAAVMLAHLSEVNNTAEKAEETAKGAFHDEIEHLIIGDQHTVSETVRI comes from the coding sequence ATGAAGGTCACCATCCTTGCAAGTGGGAGCAAGGGCAATGCCATCTATGTGGAGGGCGAGGAGGGATCCCTCCTCATCGACGCCGGGCTCTCCGCCCGGGAGGTCAGGAAACGGATCGGCGAGGCCGGCGGGGACGAGCGCGACCTGCGGGGGATCCTGGTCACCCATGAACACACCGACCATATCAAGGGGGCCGACGTCCTTTCCAGAAAGTTCGAGGTCCCGGTGTTCGGAACCGGAGGGACACTGGAAGGATTTATGCGTGCACGGACCTCAACGAAAACGGTGACGACCCGGCGGATCTCGACAGGGGACGCATTCACGATCTCCGGCTTCTCGGTCCGCCCCTTTCCCACGGCCCACGACGCCGCCGAACCCTGCGGCTACTGTCTGGAGGCCGACGGCGTCCGCGTCGGCTGCTGCCTGGACACCGGGATCGTCACTCCCAGGATCGAACGGGCCCTCGGATGCTGTGACGTCGTTGTCCTGGAGAGCAACCACTGTCCCAGGATGCTTGACGAAGGGCCCTATCCTGCGTTTCTCAAGGCGCGGATCAGGTCGAAACTCGGGCACCTCTCCAACAACGCCGCGGCGACCTGCCTCTCAGACATCGGGGACGACCTCGCGGCGGTGATGCTCGCCCACCTCTCCGAGGTGAACAACACCGCAGAGAAGGCGGAAGAGACCGCAAAAGGTGCCTTCCACGACGAGATCGAGCACCTGATCATCGGCGACCAGCACACGGTCTCGGAGACCGTGAGGATCTGA